From a single Candidatus Angelobacter sp. genomic region:
- a CDS encoding DUF883 family protein, translating to MTKQTQATSNDMGTLAEDARALMAATADVAGEKVSDARKRLAAALDSGKEFYGRVRDKAVEGAKATDQAVRENPYQAIGIAVGVGAVIGYLVSRRRSRNGD from the coding sequence ATGACCAAACAAACACAAGCAACCAGCAATGACATGGGCACGCTGGCCGAAGATGCGCGCGCCTTGATGGCCGCCACCGCCGACGTGGCCGGAGAAAAAGTTAGCGACGCCCGCAAACGTCTCGCGGCCGCGCTGGATAGCGGCAAGGAGTTTTATGGCCGCGTCCGTGACAAAGCGGTCGAGGGCGCCAAAGCCACCGACCAGGCCGTGCGCGAGAATCCTTATCAAGCCATCGGCATCGCCGTCGGCGTCGGTGCGGTCATCGGTTATCTCGTCTCACGCCGGCGCTCCCGCA